The following are encoded in a window of Candidatus Tanganyikabacteria bacterium genomic DNA:
- a CDS encoding histidine--tRNA ligase, which produces MGEPIAAPRGTADIGPPDGAVWHLVEDVARRNCSRHGFAEIRTPLFEATELFARGIGADTDIVGKEMYTFRDRSDRSLTLRPEGTAGVVRAFLEHKLYATAPSPLKLWYQGPMFRYERPQKGRQRQFYQIGVEVFGSAEPAADAEVVALAYQCYQDMAADLACRVADRLGAERAAGLHVPPDLRVELNSLGDQACRPRYREALQAYFRDRAAAYCADCARRMETNPLRVLDCKVPPCVALNAQAPALELCADCSAHFAAVKDLLAGAGVPFSVNPRIVRGLDYYTRTVFELVPADAPAAGQTTLCAGGRYDGLVAELGGPPTPAVGWALGEERAVQWLLDRAELSAAELARVGAPATDVFVAPLASEAVAAAFRLVQHLRRAGLAADMAFKAAKPDKHFKQAERAGARFIALLGPDELARQEIAVKDLATRTQINLPLDAEIIAAHARAPARAAQLT; this is translated from the coding sequence ATGGGTGAGCCGATCGCGGCGCCTCGGGGCACGGCCGACATAGGTCCCCCGGACGGCGCCGTCTGGCACCTGGTCGAGGACGTGGCCCGGCGCAACTGCTCGCGCCATGGTTTCGCCGAGATCAGGACCCCGCTCTTCGAGGCGACCGAGCTTTTCGCCCGAGGCATCGGCGCGGACACGGACATCGTGGGCAAGGAGATGTACACCTTCCGCGACCGGTCCGACCGCAGCCTCACGCTGCGCCCGGAAGGCACCGCCGGCGTCGTGCGGGCCTTCCTCGAACACAAGCTGTACGCCACCGCGCCCAGCCCGCTCAAGCTCTGGTACCAGGGACCGATGTTCCGCTACGAGCGGCCGCAGAAGGGCCGCCAGCGCCAGTTCTACCAGATCGGCGTCGAGGTCTTCGGATCGGCCGAGCCCGCTGCCGATGCCGAGGTCGTGGCCCTCGCCTACCAGTGCTACCAGGATATGGCGGCGGACCTCGCGTGCCGCGTCGCCGACCGCCTTGGAGCGGAGCGTGCCGCCGGCCTGCATGTACCGCCCGATCTGCGGGTGGAGCTCAACAGCCTTGGCGACCAGGCCTGTCGCCCCCGCTACCGCGAGGCGTTGCAGGCCTATTTCCGCGACCGGGCCGCCGCCTACTGCGCCGACTGCGCCCGCCGGATGGAGACCAATCCCCTGCGCGTGCTCGACTGCAAGGTGCCGCCGTGCGTGGCGCTGAACGCGCAGGCGCCCGCTCTCGAACTCTGTGCCGACTGCTCGGCGCACTTCGCGGCGGTGAAGGACCTGCTGGCCGGCGCCGGCGTGCCGTTCTCGGTCAATCCGCGCATCGTTCGCGGGCTGGACTACTACACCCGCACCGTCTTCGAACTGGTGCCCGCCGACGCGCCGGCCGCCGGCCAGACGACGTTGTGCGCCGGCGGCCGTTACGACGGCCTGGTGGCCGAACTGGGCGGCCCGCCGACGCCCGCCGTGGGCTGGGCCCTCGGCGAGGAGCGCGCCGTGCAATGGTTGCTCGATCGAGCCGAACTCTCGGCGGCCGAACTCGCCCGCGTGGGCGCCCCGGCCACCGACGTCTTCGTGGCGCCGCTGGCTTCCGAGGCGGTGGCGGCGGCGTTCCGCCTGGTCCAGCATCTGCGGCGCGCCGGCCTCGCCGCCGACATGGCTTTCAAGGCCGCAAAGCCCGACAAGCACTTCAAGCAGGCCGAGCGCGCCGGCGCCCGCTTCATCGCCTTGCTCGGCCCGGACGAACTGGCCCGCCAGGAGATCGCCGTCAAGGATCTCGCCACGCGCACCCAGATCAACCTGCCGCTGGATGCCGAGATCATCGCCGCCCACGCGCGCGCCCCGGCGCGCGCCGCGCAGCTCACCTGA
- a CDS encoding GNAT family N-acetyltransferase, protein MKVQICWDIPGGAWQRLFDASPAASPFHSPAWYAAWHAETGQAVGAVGFKFGDGTRAALPLALERTYRGALLSARSGVAGGYGGLFGPQPLSGRHVRLAFQALARKFPDLAVQAFPHQSWDGAPRCPLTAVTRSQRVRLAPREVLRKGYFKNRRRDSRFAFEFAVDFGPLEGDRLDAFLALYRVATGAWAPDRHVRGEAFWRALGERFTDLALDLAWQQGVVAAARVFAWRGGTAYDLAHVVAPRFRNGEAATAVTEGALVYAHSLGLAYFDMMPSDGQEGVFQFKASFGAQPVPVLEFRQRSLLGRLYDRGRAWLEPRASRSRM, encoded by the coding sequence ATGAAAGTCCAGATCTGCTGGGACATCCCGGGGGGAGCCTGGCAGCGGCTCTTCGACGCGTCACCGGCCGCCTCGCCCTTCCACTCGCCGGCGTGGTATGCCGCCTGGCACGCCGAGACCGGCCAGGCGGTCGGCGCGGTCGGCTTCAAGTTCGGCGACGGGACGCGTGCGGCCCTCCCGCTGGCCCTGGAGCGGACATACCGGGGAGCGCTCCTCAGCGCGCGCTCGGGCGTGGCCGGCGGGTATGGGGGGCTCTTCGGTCCGCAGCCCCTCTCCGGACGGCACGTCCGTCTCGCATTCCAGGCCCTGGCCCGGAAGTTCCCCGATCTGGCGGTCCAGGCGTTCCCCCACCAGAGCTGGGACGGCGCCCCGCGCTGCCCCCTGACCGCCGTGACGCGGTCGCAGCGCGTGCGCCTTGCCCCGCGGGAAGTGCTGCGCAAGGGTTACTTCAAGAACCGCCGCCGGGACTCCCGCTTCGCGTTCGAGTTTGCCGTCGACTTCGGCCCCCTGGAGGGCGATCGCCTCGACGCCTTCCTGGCCCTGTACCGCGTGGCGACCGGCGCGTGGGCCCCCGATCGCCATGTCCGCGGCGAGGCCTTCTGGCGCGCGCTCGGCGAGCGTTTCACCGACCTGGCGCTCGACCTCGCCTGGCAGCAGGGGGTGGTGGCGGCCGCCCGCGTCTTCGCCTGGCGCGGCGGCACGGCGTACGACCTGGCGCACGTGGTCGCGCCGCGCTTCCGCAACGGCGAGGCGGCCACGGCCGTGACCGAAGGGGCCCTGGTGTACGCCCACTCCCTGGGCCTCGCGTACTTCGACATGATGCCGTCGGACGGCCAGGAGGGGGTCTTCCAGTTCAAGGCATCGTTCGGCGCCCAGCCGGTGCCGGTGCTGGAGTTCCGCCAACGGAGCCTGCTCGGCCGGCTCTACGACCGCGGCCGAGCGTGGCTCGAACCGCGCGCGAGCCGATCGAGGATGTAG
- a CDS encoding glycosyltransferase, with product MRLAGRDIVCLSVMDWDHPFPTSRHALMARLAMCNRVLFVDAFESPWTVLRHLGDPRLRGRLARWLGLAPDPRREGLNLWIHTPPPCLPMGGLPDGPLFEWAYARNQRRVRRDLRLVAGRLGLREPILWLSFGTLPSEGAIGATSEALVVYHCTDDVAAMPGVAPAAARIERRLIARADLVFCSSAELAASRGGIYVPNGVDYERFAEAQSSGLPVPRALADLPRPVLGYVGQIDERVDFDLLEQVGALVPGWSLILLGAVAPRVRGRVDRLRARWPECRAPGLVPQADLPRWLKGMDVAILPWRLTARTRAIYPHELHEAFAAGLPVVATPFADLPDAREATYWAGDAETFVAAVVRAFTEGLGQAARARRQSLARAASWDVRLAEMESYILDRLARGSSHARPRS from the coding sequence ATGCGCCTGGCCGGCCGGGACATCGTCTGCCTGTCCGTCATGGACTGGGACCACCCGTTCCCGACTTCCCGGCACGCTCTCATGGCCCGCCTGGCGATGTGCAACCGGGTGCTGTTCGTGGACGCGTTCGAGAGCCCCTGGACCGTCCTCCGCCACCTGGGCGATCCCCGGCTGCGGGGTCGGCTGGCGCGGTGGCTCGGGCTGGCGCCCGATCCCCGGCGCGAGGGCCTCAACCTCTGGATCCACACCCCGCCGCCCTGCCTGCCGATGGGCGGGTTGCCGGACGGACCGCTCTTCGAGTGGGCATACGCCCGCAACCAGCGGCGGGTGCGACGCGACCTGCGGCTGGTGGCCGGGCGCCTGGGCCTGCGCGAGCCGATCCTGTGGCTGTCGTTCGGCACGTTGCCGTCGGAAGGGGCGATCGGCGCAACCTCCGAGGCGCTCGTCGTGTACCACTGCACGGACGACGTCGCGGCCATGCCGGGCGTGGCGCCGGCGGCGGCCCGCATCGAGCGCCGGCTGATCGCCCGCGCCGACCTGGTGTTCTGCTCCTCGGCCGAGCTTGCGGCCTCGAGAGGCGGCATCTACGTGCCCAACGGCGTGGACTACGAGCGATTCGCGGAGGCCCAATCCAGCGGCCTGCCCGTCCCTCGTGCGCTCGCCGACCTGCCCCGGCCGGTGCTCGGTTACGTCGGGCAGATCGACGAGCGCGTGGACTTCGACCTGCTCGAGCAGGTGGGTGCGCTGGTGCCCGGCTGGTCGCTCATCTTGCTCGGTGCGGTGGCCCCGCGGGTACGCGGGCGCGTGGATCGGCTGAGGGCCAGGTGGCCCGAGTGCCGGGCGCCGGGTCTCGTCCCGCAGGCCGACCTGCCGCGCTGGCTCAAGGGCATGGACGTCGCCATCCTGCCCTGGCGGCTCACGGCGCGGACCCGGGCGATCTACCCGCACGAGCTGCATGAGGCGTTCGCCGCCGGCCTGCCGGTCGTCGCGACGCCCTTTGCCGACCTGCCCGACGCCCGCGAGGCGACCTACTGGGCCGGGGATGCCGAGACGTTCGTCGCGGCCGTGGTCCGGGCGTTCACCGAAGGCCTGGGGCAGGCCGCGCGGGCGCGCCGCCAGTCGCTGGCGCGGGCGGCGTCGTGGGACGTGCGCCTGGCCGAGATGGAAAGCTACATCCTCGATCGGCTCGCGCGCGGTTCGAGCCACGCTCGGCCGCGGTCGTAG
- a CDS encoding aldehyde dehydrogenase family protein: MTVVSTYRRSSLATATPLAGPTALRGKVQQTYLNLVGGEWVASGSGRTFEDRNPADSREIIAIFPDSTAEDVRKALDAARAALKGWAATPAPQRQAIVQKAIASLRGRAEELAQALTWEEGKVLAEARVEINRGLTAMEYLAAEGRRLLGHTIPSEQPGMFAWTQRRPKGVVGIITPWNFPFAIPAWKVAPALVCGNTVVFKPAEQTPLCAQLLVEALVDAGLPAGVLNLVHGGPEVGEAIVTDPAVRAISFTGSTEVGKLINRKASEHLAKVQLEMGGKNACIVMPDADLDKAAKDIVVGAFGSTGQRCTATSRVVVDRKVKDLLVEKLLAEAKNVQTGNGFADGILMGPMVDDRAIEKAQQYVDVARQEGNQVLCGGKRAQSRPEHEHGYFFEPTIVVGVRKEHTLNREEVFGPVLSILEADGLEDALDVANSVEYGLTGAIYTKDLSAAFAYARASEAGMLHVNCPSIYSEIQMPFGGIKDSGTGGREMGPTAIDFWTEWQTVYVKHEG, encoded by the coding sequence ATGACCGTTGTTTCTACTTACAGGAGGTCTTCCTTGGCGACTGCGACTCCCCTGGCGGGCCCGACCGCGCTGCGCGGGAAGGTCCAGCAGACTTACCTCAACCTCGTCGGAGGCGAGTGGGTCGCCAGCGGCTCGGGCCGCACCTTCGAAGATCGCAATCCCGCGGATTCGCGGGAGATCATCGCGATCTTCCCGGACTCGACCGCCGAGGACGTCCGGAAGGCGCTCGACGCGGCCCGGGCAGCCCTCAAGGGCTGGGCCGCCACGCCGGCGCCGCAGCGCCAGGCCATCGTGCAAAAGGCCATCGCTTCCCTGCGGGGGCGCGCCGAGGAACTCGCACAGGCCCTGACCTGGGAAGAGGGCAAGGTCCTCGCCGAGGCGCGGGTCGAGATCAATCGCGGCCTGACGGCGATGGAGTACCTCGCGGCCGAGGGGCGGCGCTTGCTGGGCCACACGATACCGTCCGAGCAGCCGGGGATGTTCGCGTGGACGCAGCGCAGGCCCAAGGGCGTGGTCGGCATCATCACGCCGTGGAACTTCCCGTTCGCCATTCCCGCCTGGAAGGTCGCCCCTGCCCTGGTCTGCGGCAATACGGTGGTATTCAAGCCCGCCGAGCAGACGCCGCTGTGCGCGCAGTTGCTCGTCGAGGCCCTGGTGGACGCCGGCCTGCCGGCCGGGGTCCTCAACCTCGTGCATGGCGGCCCCGAGGTGGGCGAGGCCATCGTCACCGACCCGGCCGTCCGGGCCATCAGTTTCACGGGGTCGACCGAGGTGGGCAAGCTGATCAACCGCAAGGCCAGCGAGCACCTGGCGAAGGTGCAACTGGAGATGGGCGGAAAGAACGCGTGCATCGTCATGCCCGACGCCGACCTCGACAAGGCGGCGAAGGACATCGTGGTGGGCGCTTTCGGCAGCACCGGCCAGCGCTGCACGGCCACCAGCCGCGTGGTGGTGGATCGCAAGGTCAAGGACCTGCTCGTCGAGAAGCTGCTGGCCGAGGCCAAGAACGTGCAGACCGGCAACGGCTTTGCCGACGGCATCCTGATGGGCCCGATGGTCGACGACCGGGCCATCGAGAAGGCGCAGCAGTACGTCGACGTGGCCAGGCAGGAGGGCAACCAGGTGCTGTGCGGCGGCAAGCGGGCCCAGAGCCGCCCCGAGCACGAGCACGGCTACTTCTTCGAACCCACCATCGTGGTGGGCGTGCGCAAGGAGCACACCCTCAACCGCGAGGAGGTCTTCGGGCCCGTCCTGTCGATCCTGGAGGCCGACGGCCTGGAAGATGCCCTGGACGTGGCCAACAGCGTCGAGTACGGGCTCACCGGCGCCATCTACACGAAGGATCTCTCGGCGGCCTTCGCCTACGCCCGCGCCTCCGAGGCCGGGATGCTGCACGTCAACTGCCCGTCCATCTACAGCGAGATCCAGATGCCGTTCGGCGGCATCAAGGATTCGGGCACGGGCGGCCGCGAGATGGGCCCGACGGCAATCGACTTCTGGACCGAGTGGCAGACGGTCTACGTCAAGCACGAGGGCTGA
- a CDS encoding insulinase family protein — MPDHVRLAAFVFLSLIVMIVPTTKFAAAVAVSPALSYHTLPNGLRVVIVEDHASPVVAVNAWVHAGGKDEPEWFSGYSHYLEHLTARGTKKRKPLQDRLDIFHVGGQNSANTYFDRTQYYNVVGKEHFDLALDSLADILQNAQLPPEGIEAERKVVTEELRRFLDNPGTAAYRETFRLAFGPHPYSRPVIGNFATLNGLRRDDFMKFYKAMYAPNNVVLAIAGDVEAAVALEKVRAAFKHWKRNPALPEHPKLPTAFRGYQELTQRQPIKRAEVTLAFVVPGWRHPDRWPLDAMARVLGGNTSSRLWQAVVEREPLASQVGASAFTLEDLGLVYLSAYPKRPEDAFKLQAAILREVARLRKEGISADELARIKRQARLLQLFSGEEALSRAQELGESALYGGIRYETDWLARFEQVSAAEVADVATRYLVKENLTAVQTLPEETNAPAPGDEAAVAAAVAALAGSGNRPAWLDFSQAAFAPGEADVPTGDALLPPTPAAAAFSVAKRVLPNGLTVLFKRRPGRPVVGIALHARAGSAFDPPGREGTAQLLADMLPKGTAKLSQEEVARRFDEWGGNYSIGADRDLLYGSLTLAAEDARDGLALFSELLTAPIIDPAEFAKEKASAVSRLERRADDINAQAGDAYSAAIFAASPYRHPVVGTPEGVSAIERSDLVAFHRAAVQPGRSVLTVVGDLTEQQFERILAASRFASWQASGAPGPELSGAPPQPLLGRQGKAMDKLQSQIIVGAPAVTRLHPDYTDLRVLSSLVGFRCFVDLVYTKPMAYSTGGMASLLQGAGALSLYIGVAAEKTDEAIAELHAKWRDIREKGVPADELGHIKDRLIGGQAIADQRAVALANNLGAYEAYGLGYEYYDRQNDLIRAATAERLQGLARRYLAPEKLLTVVVGPGSAPAK, encoded by the coding sequence GTGCCAGACCATGTCCGCCTTGCCGCCTTCGTCTTCCTCTCGTTGATTGTGATGATCGTGCCTACCACCAAGTTTGCCGCCGCCGTCGCCGTCTCCCCGGCCCTGTCCTACCACACCCTGCCCAACGGGCTCCGGGTGGTGATCGTCGAGGATCACGCCTCGCCGGTCGTGGCCGTCAACGCCTGGGTCCATGCGGGCGGGAAGGACGAGCCCGAATGGTTCTCGGGGTACTCGCACTACCTCGAGCACCTGACGGCCCGCGGTACGAAGAAGCGCAAGCCGCTCCAGGATCGGCTGGACATCTTCCACGTGGGTGGGCAGAACTCGGCCAACACCTACTTTGACCGCACCCAGTACTACAACGTGGTCGGCAAGGAGCATTTCGACCTGGCGCTGGATTCGCTGGCGGACATCCTGCAGAACGCCCAGTTGCCCCCCGAAGGCATCGAGGCGGAGAGGAAGGTCGTCACCGAGGAATTGCGGCGCTTTCTCGACAATCCAGGTACGGCGGCCTATCGTGAGACGTTCCGCCTGGCGTTCGGCCCGCATCCCTACTCCCGGCCCGTCATCGGCAATTTCGCCACCCTCAACGGCTTGCGCCGCGACGATTTCATGAAGTTCTACAAGGCGATGTACGCGCCCAACAACGTGGTGCTGGCCATCGCGGGCGACGTGGAAGCCGCTGTGGCCCTGGAGAAGGTGCGCGCGGCCTTCAAGCACTGGAAGCGCAACCCGGCGCTCCCCGAGCACCCCAAGCTCCCGACGGCCTTTCGCGGCTACCAGGAACTCACGCAGCGCCAGCCGATCAAGCGGGCGGAGGTCACGCTGGCGTTCGTCGTGCCCGGGTGGCGGCATCCCGACCGGTGGCCACTGGATGCGATGGCCAGGGTGCTGGGGGGCAACACGTCCAGCCGGCTCTGGCAGGCCGTCGTCGAACGCGAACCCCTGGCCTCGCAGGTCGGGGCAAGCGCCTTCACGCTCGAGGATCTGGGCCTGGTGTACCTCTCGGCGTACCCGAAGCGCCCGGAAGATGCCTTCAAGCTCCAGGCGGCCATCCTGCGCGAGGTGGCCAGGCTGCGCAAGGAAGGCATCTCGGCCGACGAACTCGCCCGCATCAAGCGCCAGGCGAGGCTGCTGCAGCTCTTCTCCGGCGAAGAGGCCTTGAGCCGGGCGCAGGAACTCGGCGAATCGGCGCTGTACGGCGGCATCCGCTACGAGACCGACTGGCTCGCCCGCTTCGAGCAGGTGAGCGCCGCCGAGGTGGCGGACGTGGCGACCCGGTACCTGGTCAAGGAGAACCTTACGGCCGTGCAGACCCTCCCGGAGGAGACCAACGCGCCGGCGCCGGGCGACGAGGCGGCCGTCGCCGCGGCCGTCGCCGCGCTGGCGGGAAGCGGGAACAGGCCGGCCTGGCTGGATTTCTCCCAGGCGGCGTTCGCCCCCGGCGAGGCCGACGTCCCGACCGGCGACGCGCTCCTGCCGCCGACTCCCGCCGCGGCGGCGTTTTCGGTGGCCAAGCGCGTGCTGCCCAACGGCCTCACGGTGCTCTTCAAGCGGCGACCTGGTCGGCCCGTGGTGGGGATCGCGCTCCACGCGCGGGCCGGTTCGGCCTTCGATCCCCCGGGCCGCGAAGGAACGGCGCAGTTGCTGGCGGACATGCTGCCGAAGGGCACGGCCAAGCTCTCTCAGGAGGAGGTCGCGAGGCGCTTCGACGAGTGGGGCGGCAACTACTCGATCGGTGCGGATCGGGACCTGCTGTACGGCTCGCTCACGCTGGCCGCCGAGGACGCCCGCGACGGCCTCGCGCTCTTCTCCGAGTTACTGACCGCTCCGATCATCGATCCGGCGGAGTTCGCCAAGGAGAAGGCGTCCGCCGTCAGCCGCCTGGAGCGCCGGGCCGACGACATCAACGCCCAGGCCGGCGACGCCTACTCGGCCGCGATCTTCGCCGCGTCGCCGTACCGTCATCCCGTCGTGGGCACGCCCGAGGGCGTCTCCGCGATCGAGCGGTCCGACCTGGTCGCGTTCCACCGGGCGGCGGTGCAACCGGGCCGCAGCGTGCTGACGGTGGTGGGCGACCTGACCGAGCAGCAATTCGAGCGCATCTTGGCCGCCTCGCGGTTCGCGAGCTGGCAGGCTTCCGGGGCGCCGGGCCCCGAACTGTCCGGGGCCCCGCCGCAGCCCCTCCTGGGCAGGCAGGGCAAAGCCATGGACAAGCTGCAGAGCCAGATCATCGTCGGGGCCCCTGCGGTGACCCGACTCCATCCCGACTACACGGACCTGCGGGTACTGTCGAGCCTCGTGGGCTTCCGCTGTTTCGTCGACCTGGTCTACACCAAGCCGATGGCGTACAGCACGGGCGGGATGGCGAGCCTCCTCCAGGGCGCGGGGGCCCTCTCCCTCTACATCGGCGTCGCCGCCGAGAAGACCGACGAGGCGATCGCCGAGTTGCATGCCAAGTGGCGCGACATCCGGGAGAAGGGCGTGCCGGCCGATGAACTCGGCCACATCAAGGATCGCCTGATCGGCGGCCAGGCCATCGCCGATCAGCGAGCGGTGGCGCTGGCGAACAACCTGGGTGCGTACGAGGCGTACGGCCTGGGCTACGAGTACTACGACCGTCAGAACGACCTCATCCGCGCGGCGACCGCCGAGCGGCTCCAGGGTCTGGCCAGACGGTACCTCGCGCCCGAAAAGCTGCTGACGGTGGTGGTCGGGCCGGGGTCCGCGCCGGCCAAGTAG
- a CDS encoding dCTP deaminase — protein MILNELELLDRLTDPDTARRIVITPIVNPREQFGPTSVDIRLGTDFKVVDVANVSHLDPTWGQENAAPLMRNYQVAPDKAFILHPGEFALGASMEFVRVPADISVRVEGRSSWGRVGLLIHATAGFVDPGFAGSITFELHNVSRVPIALYPGVRIAQLCFFLGHPTRLPYGQKTYTKYSGKTGAFESHFYRDPEYDVIRRRRQEASGAGA, from the coding sequence ATGATCCTCAACGAGCTGGAGCTCCTCGACCGCCTGACCGATCCCGACACGGCCCGCCGCATCGTGATCACGCCGATCGTCAACCCGCGCGAGCAGTTCGGCCCGACGTCGGTCGACATCCGCCTGGGCACCGACTTCAAGGTCGTCGACGTGGCCAACGTCAGCCACCTGGATCCCACGTGGGGCCAGGAAAACGCCGCACCGCTGATGCGCAACTACCAGGTGGCGCCCGATAAGGCGTTCATCCTGCATCCGGGGGAGTTCGCGCTGGGCGCGAGCATGGAGTTCGTGCGCGTGCCGGCCGACATTTCCGTGCGGGTCGAGGGGAGATCGTCGTGGGGCCGGGTCGGCCTGCTCATCCACGCGACCGCCGGGTTCGTCGATCCGGGCTTCGCCGGCAGCATCACGTTCGAACTCCACAACGTGAGCCGCGTGCCCATCGCGCTGTATCCGGGGGTGCGTATCGCGCAACTGTGCTTCTTCCTGGGCCACCCCACTCGCTTGCCGTACGGCCAGAAGACGTACACCAAGTACTCGGGCAAGACCGGCGCCTTCGAGTCGCACTTCTACCGGGATCCCGAGTACGACGTCATCCGCCGGCGCCGCCAGGAGGCGTCCGGGGCGGGCGCCTGA
- a CDS encoding beta-ketoacyl-[acyl-carrier-protein] synthase family protein, giving the protein MRIAITGMGALSPLGVGVAALWDGLLAGRHGISHVKAFDTAPYECHMGGEVPSFDPLEYMPADMARAVGRTTQFAIAASRMALADAGLADAFEPARTGICLGTTMGEVQEIEAHYTRGEVGRLGRYPAAQIAAATARALRLGGPNAVLPTACAAGNYSIGHAVDLLRDGRAAVMLAGGVDVMAEIQYVGFLRLRSMAPDVPRPFSAGREGMMVSEGAGVLALEPLEAARRRGARVYAEVLGYGLSCDAHHMTAPHPDGAGALAAMAAALADAGLTPGDVAYINAHGTGTPANDKVETLAIKQLLGEAAYRVPVTSCKSALGHAMGAASALEAIVTALIIHHGRIPPTQNFLGPDPDCDLDYVTGGPRDADVRVALSNSYAFGGNNACLVLGRPA; this is encoded by the coding sequence ATGCGCATCGCGATCACCGGCATGGGGGCACTCTCGCCGCTCGGGGTCGGCGTCGCCGCCCTCTGGGATGGCCTCCTGGCGGGCCGCCACGGCATCTCGCACGTGAAGGCCTTCGACACCGCCCCGTACGAATGCCACATGGGCGGCGAAGTGCCGTCCTTCGACCCCCTGGAGTACATGCCGGCCGACATGGCGCGCGCCGTCGGCCGCACCACCCAGTTCGCCATCGCCGCGTCCCGGATGGCCCTGGCGGACGCGGGCCTGGCGGACGCCTTCGAACCGGCACGCACGGGCATCTGCCTGGGCACGACCATGGGAGAGGTGCAGGAAATCGAGGCTCACTACACGCGAGGCGAAGTGGGGCGCCTGGGCCGGTATCCCGCGGCGCAGATAGCCGCCGCCACCGCCCGCGCGCTGCGCCTGGGCGGTCCCAACGCCGTGCTGCCGACCGCCTGCGCGGCCGGCAACTACAGCATCGGCCACGCCGTGGACCTCCTGCGCGACGGGCGCGCCGCCGTCATGCTGGCCGGCGGGGTGGACGTCATGGCCGAGATCCAGTACGTGGGCTTCCTGCGCCTCCGGTCGATGGCGCCCGACGTGCCGCGACCATTCTCGGCCGGGCGCGAAGGCATGATGGTATCCGAAGGGGCCGGGGTCCTGGCGCTCGAACCGCTGGAAGCCGCCAGGCGCCGCGGGGCCAGGGTCTACGCCGAGGTCCTCGGCTACGGCCTGTCGTGCGACGCCCACCACATGACGGCGCCGCACCCGGACGGCGCCGGCGCCCTGGCCGCCATGGCCGCGGCCCTGGCCGACGCCGGCCTCACCCCCGGCGACGTGGCCTACATCAACGCCCATGGCACCGGGACCCCGGCCAACGACAAGGTCGAGACCCTGGCCATCAAGCAATTGCTCGGGGAGGCGGCCTACCGCGTGCCGGTCACGAGCTGCAAGTCCGCCCTCGGGCATGCCATGGGCGCGGCGTCGGCCCTCGAAGCGATCGTGACGGCGCTGATCATCCACCACGGCCGCATTCCGCCCACCCAGAACTTCCTGGGCCCGGACCCCGACTGCGATCTGGACTACGTGACCGGCGGGCCGAGGGATGCCGACGTGCGCGTCGCCCTCTCCAACTCGTATGCCTTCGGCGGCAACAACGCCTGCCTGGTGCTCGGGAGGCCCGCGTGA
- a CDS encoding acyl carrier protein gives MNSAMADEIRQIIAEIAEVDPAEIGDDTPLREALNIDSMSVLEIMSAIEAKYELKIPDEMSKEFTSLGSIVAAVS, from the coding sequence ATGAACAGCGCGATGGCCGACGAGATCCGGCAGATCATCGCCGAGATCGCCGAGGTGGACCCCGCCGAGATCGGCGACGACACCCCGTTGCGCGAGGCGCTCAACATCGACTCGATGAGCGTCCTGGAAATCATGAGCGCCATCGAGGCGAAGTACGAGCTGAAGATCCCGGACGAAATGAGCAAGGAGTTCACCTCTCTGGGGTCGATCGTCGCGGCCGTCTCATAG